In the genome of Chryseobacterium arthrosphaerae, one region contains:
- a CDS encoding KTSC domain-containing protein, with protein MPSSVVHHFIYFPETEILRIIYQSGAVYDYLRVPPGIVEKFGKARSKGTFLNAVIKPKFKFIKVK; from the coding sequence ATGCCTTCAAGTGTTGTACATCATTTCATATATTTTCCGGAAACTGAAATATTGAGAATTATATATCAGTCGGGGGCGGTATATGATTATCTCCGGGTACCTCCCGGTATTGTCGAAAAATTCGGAAAGGCAAGATCTAAAGGGACTTTTCTGAACGCAGTGATTAAACCAAAATTTAAATTTATCAAGGTTAAATAA
- the guaB gene encoding IMP dehydrogenase: protein MSIHNKIVETAITFDDVLLVPSYSEVLPNQVSLKSRLTDKITLNVPIVSAAMDTVTEADLAIALARVGGLGFIHKNMTIAEQAAQVNRVKRSENGMISDPVTLSKDHTLGEAKEMMSRYKISGLPVVDADNVLIGIITNRDVKYQENLGMKVEEIMTKENLITSDKDTNLEKAKEILLKNRVEKLPIVDKDNKLVGLITIKDIDNQLEYPNANKDQNGRLIVGAGVGVGEDTLDRIEALVQAGVDIVAIDSAHGHSKGVLDKISEIRKAYPHLDIVGGNIVTAEAAEDLIKAGANVLKVGVGPGSICTTRVVAGVGVPQLSAIYNVYEYAKSQNVTVIADGGIKLSGDIVKAIASGAGAVMLGSLLAGTDEAPGEEIIFQGRKFKSYQGMGSLSAMKRGGKERYFQSEAKKFVPEGIEGRVPHKGKLEDVIFQLTGGLRAGMGYCGAKDIEALQKDSKLVMITGSGLKESHPHDVIITQEAPNYSL from the coding sequence ATGTCTATTCATAACAAAATTGTAGAGACAGCCATCACTTTCGATGACGTTCTTCTAGTCCCTTCTTATTCAGAAGTTTTACCTAACCAGGTTTCATTAAAATCAAGACTTACCGACAAAATCACGCTGAATGTTCCGATAGTTTCCGCTGCGATGGACACTGTTACTGAAGCTGATCTCGCTATTGCCCTGGCAAGAGTAGGTGGTTTGGGCTTTATTCACAAAAACATGACGATCGCTGAGCAGGCAGCACAGGTAAACCGTGTAAAACGTTCCGAAAACGGAATGATTTCCGATCCGGTTACCCTTTCTAAGGACCACACTCTAGGTGAGGCTAAAGAGATGATGTCAAGATATAAAATCTCAGGACTTCCTGTAGTAGATGCAGATAATGTTCTGATCGGGATTATTACCAACAGAGATGTAAAATATCAGGAAAATCTTGGGATGAAAGTAGAGGAGATCATGACCAAAGAAAACCTGATCACTTCAGACAAAGATACCAACCTTGAAAAGGCAAAAGAAATCCTTCTTAAGAACAGGGTAGAGAAACTTCCGATCGTAGATAAAGACAATAAGCTTGTAGGTTTGATTACAATCAAAGATATCGACAACCAGCTTGAATATCCGAATGCCAATAAAGACCAGAACGGCCGCCTTATTGTAGGTGCCGGAGTAGGAGTAGGTGAAGATACCTTAGACAGAATTGAAGCTTTGGTACAGGCCGGAGTTGATATTGTTGCCATCGATTCTGCACACGGACATTCCAAAGGAGTTCTGGATAAAATTTCTGAGATCAGAAAAGCCTATCCTCATCTTGATATCGTAGGAGGAAATATTGTAACAGCTGAAGCGGCAGAAGACCTTATCAAGGCCGGTGCCAACGTTCTTAAAGTAGGAGTAGGGCCAGGTTCTATCTGTACAACCAGAGTTGTTGCCGGAGTAGGGGTTCCTCAGCTATCTGCAATCTATAACGTATACGAATATGCGAAGTCTCAGAATGTAACCGTAATTGCTGACGGAGGGATCAAACTTTCAGGAGATATTGTAAAAGCTATTGCAAGTGGCGCCGGAGCAGTAATGTTGGGGTCACTATTAGCCGGTACAGATGAAGCTCCGGGTGAAGAAATTATCTTCCAGGGAAGAAAATTCAAATCCTATCAGGGAATGGGAAGCCTTTCTGCCATGAAGAGAGGAGGAAAAGAAAGATATTTCCAGAGTGAAGCTAAAAAATTCGTTCCGGAAGGAATTGAAGGAAGAGTACCTCATAAAGGGAAATTAGAAGATGTGATCTTCCAGTTGACCGGAGGTTTAAGAGCAGGTATGGGATATTGCGGAGCAAAAGATATTGAAGCTTTACAAAAAGATTCCAAACTGGTAATGATCACAGGAAGCGGATTGAAAGAATCTCACCCGCATGATGTCATCATCACACAGGAAGCTCCTAACTATTCACTATAA
- a CDS encoding DUF4252 domain-containing protein, whose protein sequence is MKTLTNIFLTILTMVLLQSCIVSEKPNMEFFSNSAYDFKGAKFTSINVPMVLAKSYIKKALRKEGESEETINLVKKASKIKVLTVSNGSKEILDDYSQYLHDNRYEDWATIQHDGDHINIRVKQDGDAIKNMLITLGSRTDDLVFVDVKGNFTPDDLSKMISSVTDK, encoded by the coding sequence ATGAAAACTCTTACCAACATTTTTCTGACCATTCTAACAATGGTGCTGCTTCAGTCCTGTATTGTTTCAGAAAAGCCCAATATGGAATTTTTCTCCAATTCAGCATACGATTTTAAAGGAGCAAAATTTACGAGTATCAATGTACCAATGGTTCTGGCCAAATCGTATATTAAAAAAGCTTTACGGAAAGAAGGTGAAAGTGAAGAGACGATCAACCTGGTGAAGAAAGCATCCAAAATAAAAGTTCTTACCGTATCCAACGGAAGCAAAGAAATACTTGATGATTACAGCCAATATCTGCATGACAACCGTTATGAAGACTGGGCAACTATACAGCATGACGGAGATCATATTAATATCCGGGTAAAGCAGGATGGTGATGCCATTAAAAATATGCTGATCACTTTGGGTTCCCGTACTGACGATCTTGTATTTGTAGATGTAAAGGGAAATTTTACCCCTGATGATCTCTCAAAAATGATCAGTTCTGTTACAGACAAATAA
- a CDS encoding bacteriocin-like protein: MKNLKKVSRESLKSIKGGFKMCNSELPNFGCGDAEIFCCGPGGCRRIADLPPGSCSIL, from the coding sequence ATGAAAAATTTAAAAAAAGTTTCAAGAGAAAGCTTAAAAAGTATTAAGGGTGGATTTAAAATGTGCAACAGCGAATTACCGAATTTCGGATGTGGTGATGCTGAAATTTTTTGCTGTGGCCCCGGAGGATGCAGAAGAATAGCAGATCTGCCGCCAGGCTCTTGTTCTATTTTATAA